The following are encoded in a window of Brevibacillus ruminantium genomic DNA:
- a CDS encoding thiolase family protein — protein sequence MEQVVIVSAGRTPIGTFGGALKDVSARKLAETVIKGVINQTNLDPAQVNEVILGNCIQRSDEPNIARVAALDAGLEKEVTGFTVQRQCASGMQAIASGASQIMLGESDVVIAGGVESMSNAPYVLKHARWGKRLTHGEMTDSMWELLTDPHHGILMGETAERLVDRYGITREEQDQIALRSQQNAIQAIDDGRFQEEIISVPVKKRGETVYVDTDEHPRRGVTLESLAKLKPGFREQGTVTAGNASGLNDGASAVILMSERKAREAGFTPLGRIISYAWAGVEPDMMGYGPVPAVKKALARAGLTLADMDLIEVNEAFAAQYAVVEKLLELPREITNVNGSGIALGHPVGSTGCRIVVTLLHEMKRRQSRYGLAALCVGGGMGMAMIVERS from the coding sequence ATGGAGCAGGTAGTGATTGTATCCGCCGGGCGTACACCAATCGGTACGTTTGGTGGCGCGTTAAAAGATGTAAGCGCTCGCAAGCTGGCTGAGACGGTCATCAAGGGTGTGATCAACCAGACAAACCTCGATCCGGCGCAAGTAAACGAAGTCATTCTGGGGAATTGCATTCAGCGATCGGATGAACCCAATATTGCCCGTGTTGCCGCTCTGGACGCCGGTCTGGAGAAAGAGGTGACAGGGTTTACCGTCCAGCGCCAATGCGCATCCGGGATGCAGGCAATCGCGAGTGGAGCGTCGCAAATCATGCTGGGAGAAAGCGACGTGGTGATCGCGGGCGGCGTGGAGAGCATGAGCAACGCTCCATACGTCCTGAAGCATGCCCGTTGGGGAAAGCGGCTCACACACGGAGAGATGACCGATTCCATGTGGGAGCTGTTGACCGACCCGCATCACGGCATCCTGATGGGGGAGACAGCGGAGCGGCTCGTCGACCGCTACGGCATCACCCGCGAAGAGCAGGATCAGATCGCCCTGCGCAGCCAGCAAAATGCGATCCAAGCAATAGACGATGGCCGTTTCCAGGAAGAGATCATCTCTGTACCCGTGAAAAAACGGGGTGAAACCGTGTACGTGGATACCGATGAGCATCCGCGGCGGGGAGTGACTTTGGAGAGCCTTGCGAAATTAAAACCGGGTTTCCGGGAGCAGGGGACGGTCACTGCCGGTAATGCCTCGGGTTTAAATGACGGAGCATCTGCGGTCATTTTGATGAGCGAGCGAAAGGCGCGCGAAGCCGGTTTCACACCGCTAGGGCGCATCATCTCATATGCGTGGGCGGGAGTAGAGCCTGACATGATGGGGTACGGACCGGTGCCGGCTGTGAAAAAAGCGCTGGCGCGTGCAGGATTGACTTTGGCCGACATGGATTTGATCGAGGTAAACGAGGCCTTTGCAGCTCAATACGCCGTCGTGGAAAAGCTGCTGGAATTGCCCCGGGAGATCACCAATGTAAACGGAAGCGGGATAGCCCTCGGTCACCCGGTCGGCTCCACCGGCTGCCGGATCGTCGTAACACTGCTCCATGAAATGAAGCGGAGGCAATCGCGGTATGGTCTGGCAGCACTCTGCGTCGGCGGAGGAATGGGCATGGCGATGATCGTGGAAAGAAGCTGA
- a CDS encoding putative polysaccharide biosynthesis protein gives MKNSFLAGAFILAFAGILSKVIGMFYRIPLQEIVGDNGLGLYQEVYPLYLTFLILATAGVPVALSRVIAEALAEGKQGTVSQILARSMVLMGGIGLVLFALLYASSPLIAKLMGNPHLIEPIRAISLSLLFVPLIAVIRGFFYGHQKMLYVGLSQIVEQSLRVAFILVASLYLVSLGEDTDTVITGVNFGTMISTMLSLGFLAFLLWLHRRKQPITLGSEWKRLDWWYDRQFFLSMWRIAWPICISALVIPIFSLVDSFLAINIFRYVWQVDGLTADTWFGIYSRGGPLLQLASLFGSSIALSIVPAIAEAKRQGDEERVQTLTKLSMRFAWLIGLPAGLGLTAVAEGANLALYGDIEGTRAMAILGVSAIPLSLLLATNGILQGLGKEKWPALNLLWGVLIKIASTLLFTSLMGIEGLAVSWLVATTIVCLLNLRLIRRLVRVEINWKFDTLYPLLVSNLMLLLAWGTTEAVGYLLHWKARMLGAAETVAGVGVGLIVYLGLFLIIPLIHDKELEWLPGGGKLRLLMNALRKKQSSSDPR, from the coding sequence GTGAAAAATAGTTTTCTCGCAGGCGCCTTTATCCTGGCGTTTGCAGGGATTTTATCAAAAGTGATCGGCATGTTTTACCGCATCCCGCTGCAGGAGATCGTGGGAGATAATGGACTGGGCCTGTACCAGGAGGTCTATCCGCTCTATCTGACCTTTTTGATCCTGGCTACTGCGGGTGTTCCGGTTGCCCTTTCACGCGTGATCGCAGAAGCATTGGCCGAGGGCAAACAAGGTACGGTCAGTCAAATTCTCGCCCGCAGCATGGTGCTGATGGGGGGAATCGGGCTTGTCCTGTTTGCGCTCCTCTATGCGAGCTCTCCGCTGATTGCCAAGCTGATGGGAAATCCACATCTAATCGAGCCGATTCGCGCGATTTCACTGTCGCTCTTGTTTGTTCCGCTGATTGCGGTGATTCGCGGATTTTTTTACGGACACCAAAAAATGTTGTATGTCGGGTTGTCCCAGATTGTTGAGCAATCTCTTCGTGTAGCCTTTATCCTGGTCGCCTCGCTGTATCTCGTTTCGCTTGGTGAGGATACGGATACCGTCATTACGGGCGTTAATTTCGGGACGATGATCAGCACGATGCTCAGCCTGGGCTTCCTCGCATTTTTACTCTGGCTGCACAGACGAAAGCAGCCCATTACACTCGGCAGCGAGTGGAAGAGGCTGGACTGGTGGTACGATCGGCAGTTCTTCCTTTCGATGTGGCGCATCGCCTGGCCGATTTGCATAAGTGCGCTGGTCATCCCGATCTTCAGCCTGGTCGACTCCTTTTTGGCGATCAATATTTTTCGCTATGTATGGCAAGTAGACGGGCTGACGGCAGATACCTGGTTTGGCATTTACAGCAGGGGAGGTCCTTTGCTGCAGTTAGCCAGTCTGTTCGGTTCGTCGATCGCCCTCTCGATCGTTCCGGCGATTGCAGAGGCAAAACGACAGGGGGATGAAGAGCGCGTCCAGACGCTGACAAAGCTGTCGATGCGCTTTGCCTGGCTGATCGGTTTGCCGGCGGGTCTGGGGCTTACGGCGGTGGCAGAAGGAGCAAACCTGGCCTTGTATGGAGATATCGAGGGGACGCGGGCCATGGCGATCCTTGGCGTCAGTGCGATTCCGCTTTCGCTCTTGCTGGCGACAAATGGTATCCTGCAAGGATTGGGGAAAGAAAAATGGCCGGCTTTGAACCTCTTGTGGGGGGTTTTGATCAAGATCGCCAGTACGCTGTTGTTTACCTCTCTGATGGGGATTGAAGGCCTGGCTGTCTCCTGGCTGGTTGCGACCACTATCGTGTGCTTGCTAAACCTGCGTCTGATCAGGCGACTGGTTCGCGTCGAGATCAATTGGAAATTCGACACACTGTACCCGCTCTTGGTGTCCAATCTGATGCTGCTGCTGGCATGGGGCACGACAGAGGCAGTGGGGTACCTGCTTCACTGGAAAGCACGCATGCTGGGGGCAGCCGAAACTGTGGCGGGTGTCGGTGTAGGGCTGATCGTCTACCTGGGACTCTTCCTTATCATTCCGCTGATTCACGACAAGGAATTGGAATGGCTTCCTGGTGGCGGCAAGCTGCGGTTGCTGATGAATGCGCTGCGGAAAAAACAATCTTCGTCGGACCCGCGCTAA
- a CDS encoding phenylacetate--CoA ligase family protein — protein sequence MPLTASLIRNVQWPLMERFKQNQTRTYIQQLLEAQYLSPADLQKRQSAKLKQLLDHAVQNVPAYTEFADEWRTTAEEPEQFMQRMPLLDKRHFRESADRYLSAGANPAELIANRTGGSTGEPTRFFLDRPTVERYEAARWLGLSWYGIQIGDPSVMIWGSPIELNQREALRYQLKERWLKNRLIISAYELEEKRIAEHLRTIRRFRPAYLYGYASAFALFAELMLQKGLSLDIPLKAVISTAETLHEHQRKVITEAFGAPVVNEYGARDGGIIAYQCPAGRMHAFSENCFLEVVDPVSGKQVPIGEAGALLVTDLYNRVMPRLRYQLGDMLALSAENCSCGINYPVLKEIDGRVDDMFVSTNGTFVHGHFINHIIRSLDGFRTFQLVQHAPDRLTLRLVKHDEKFQPEDELTVLAGIRSALGGDVSIAVHYVEQIPPTASGKTRYAIRECPLTGSCPQE from the coding sequence ATGCCCCTGACCGCTTCCCTCATACGCAACGTACAATGGCCACTGATGGAGCGTTTTAAACAGAATCAAACAAGAACGTATATCCAACAACTTCTCGAAGCCCAATATTTGTCACCGGCTGACTTGCAAAAACGTCAATCTGCCAAGTTAAAACAGCTCTTGGATCACGCTGTGCAAAACGTCCCCGCCTATACCGAATTCGCCGATGAATGGAGGACGACCGCAGAGGAGCCTGAACAATTTATGCAGCGCATGCCCCTGCTCGACAAACGTCATTTTCGCGAGTCAGCCGACCGCTATCTGAGTGCGGGAGCCAATCCCGCCGAGCTGATTGCCAATCGGACCGGCGGGTCGACGGGTGAGCCCACACGTTTTTTTCTCGACCGGCCAACGGTTGAGCGCTATGAAGCTGCTCGCTGGCTGGGCTTGTCCTGGTATGGTATTCAGATCGGCGACCCTTCCGTCATGATCTGGGGCTCCCCCATCGAGCTGAACCAAAGAGAGGCTTTGCGCTATCAGTTGAAAGAAAGATGGTTGAAAAACAGGTTGATCATCTCTGCCTACGAGCTGGAAGAGAAACGGATCGCCGAGCATTTGCGCACAATTCGCCGCTTTCGTCCGGCGTATCTGTACGGCTATGCCTCGGCGTTTGCTCTTTTTGCGGAGTTGATGCTGCAAAAAGGCCTCTCCCTCGATATACCTCTGAAAGCCGTCATCTCAACCGCAGAAACATTGCACGAACATCAGCGCAAAGTAATCACGGAAGCATTTGGAGCTCCGGTCGTCAATGAATACGGAGCCAGAGACGGCGGCATCATCGCCTATCAGTGCCCGGCGGGACGCATGCATGCGTTTAGTGAAAATTGCTTTCTCGAAGTAGTAGATCCAGTATCGGGAAAACAAGTCCCCATCGGAGAAGCTGGCGCCCTGCTCGTCACGGACCTGTACAACCGGGTCATGCCCCGACTGCGGTATCAGCTGGGAGACATGCTTGCCCTCTCTGCGGAAAACTGCTCTTGCGGGATCAACTACCCTGTGCTCAAAGAAATTGACGGGCGCGTGGACGACATGTTCGTCTCTACGAACGGCACCTTCGTTCACGGGCATTTTATCAATCACATCATTCGCAGCCTGGACGGCTTCCGGACGTTTCAACTCGTCCAGCACGCTCCAGACCGTTTGACACTCCGTCTGGTCAAGCATGACGAGAAGTTTCAACCGGAGGATGAGCTTACGGTCCTTGCCGGCATTCGCTCGGCTTTGGGCGGCGACGTGAGCATTGCAGTGCACTACGTGGAGCAAATCCCGCCGACAGCCTCTGGAAAAACCCGATATGCCATCCGCGAATGTCCGCTTACGGGGAGCTGTCCGCAGGAGTAG
- a CDS encoding class I SAM-dependent methyltransferase: MSLSSQLLLRVNKMFPLPVHPFNLANDGQMSYTEWQFQKGEQTIQFFLDYHTQEQMFRDKTVLDIGCGGGGKTCYYGTFGPKEMIGIDIVPHYAEEGNAFAREKGLADRVRFMTADSAELPFAENTFDTIIMNDAMEHVDRPELTLEECFRVLKPGGHLYINFPPYYHPYGAHLSDAIGIPWVHAFFSEQALIDAYKELVRDLPDGKDRISFRFGKKPDGSDTIAYINQMTIKRFRRIQEGVAHPAVYQREVPLREVTAGLAKLPIFREFFVKMVVCVYQKHETN; this comes from the coding sequence ATGTCCCTATCCTCGCAGCTGTTGCTCCGCGTCAATAAAATGTTTCCGCTGCCTGTTCATCCGTTCAACCTGGCCAACGACGGACAAATGAGCTACACCGAATGGCAGTTTCAAAAAGGGGAGCAAACGATTCAGTTCTTTCTCGACTACCATACCCAGGAGCAGATGTTCCGCGACAAGACCGTACTGGATATCGGCTGCGGCGGTGGCGGAAAGACCTGCTACTACGGCACGTTTGGCCCAAAAGAGATGATCGGGATCGACATCGTGCCTCACTACGCTGAGGAAGGCAATGCCTTTGCCCGGGAAAAAGGGCTGGCTGATCGCGTTCGTTTCATGACGGCAGACTCGGCAGAGCTTCCCTTTGCCGAGAACACCTTTGACACGATCATCATGAACGATGCCATGGAGCATGTGGACAGACCAGAGCTCACGTTAGAAGAGTGCTTCCGTGTCCTCAAGCCCGGCGGTCATCTCTACATCAATTTTCCGCCTTACTATCACCCGTATGGCGCCCATCTCTCCGATGCGATCGGGATTCCCTGGGTTCACGCGTTTTTCTCTGAGCAGGCCTTGATCGACGCGTATAAAGAGCTGGTCCGCGACCTGCCAGACGGGAAGGACCGGATTTCCTTCCGTTTTGGCAAAAAACCGGATGGCAGCGATACGATCGCCTACATCAATCAAATGACGATTAAACGTTTCCGCCGCATTCAGGAAGGTGTCGCACATCCGGCTGTCTACCAGAGAGAAGTGCCGCTCCGGGAAGTGACGGCCGGGCTGGCCAAGCTGCCGATCTTCCGGGAATTTTTCGTGAAAATGGTTGTGTGTGTCTATCAAAAGCATGAAACGAACTGA
- a CDS encoding LCP family protein encodes MNLFSWFRKRGKRVIWYGLMGVALSLLVSIGYGIYQYKQMTSEWYAPLEAKPGVTVERPASAAAPLELIAGTKPLKPFVLLVLGIDSRDGERARSDTIMLASIHPEKQRVYLLSIPRDTYLEIPGKGHDKLNHAMAHGGPKLVKQSLQSYLDVRIDRYVTIDFDGFRKVVDTLGGVPIEVKKKMKYTDPTDDTHIDLNPGLQTLNGAQALDYARYRKSDLGKEDSDYERINRQQEIVKALAEKGTSAEAFAKAFTLMEILGEHVKTDLTDREIASLLLSYSDPTPNTILSDTLTGADERIWHHNVLGWYHLVSKQERQRAKQSLLSELAP; translated from the coding sequence ATGAATCTCTTTTCCTGGTTCCGCAAGCGTGGCAAGCGGGTGATCTGGTACGGACTGATGGGAGTGGCCCTCTCACTTTTGGTGTCCATCGGTTATGGCATCTATCAGTACAAGCAAATGACGAGTGAATGGTATGCACCGCTTGAAGCAAAGCCGGGCGTCACCGTTGAGAGGCCCGCATCAGCCGCAGCCCCTCTGGAGCTGATTGCCGGCACGAAACCACTGAAGCCATTTGTGCTGCTCGTTCTGGGAATCGACAGCCGGGACGGGGAAAGAGCCCGATCGGACACGATCATGCTGGCTTCCATCCATCCGGAAAAGCAGCGTGTCTATTTATTATCGATCCCGCGCGATACTTACCTGGAGATCCCCGGCAAAGGGCATGACAAGCTGAATCACGCCATGGCGCACGGCGGTCCCAAGCTGGTGAAGCAATCGCTACAGAGCTACCTGGATGTTCGCATCGACCGCTATGTCACAATTGATTTTGATGGATTCCGGAAGGTCGTGGACACGCTTGGCGGAGTGCCGATCGAAGTAAAAAAGAAAATGAAATATACGGACCCGACTGACGATACCCATATCGACCTGAACCCGGGGCTGCAGACGTTGAACGGTGCCCAGGCACTCGACTATGCACGCTATCGGAAAAGCGACCTCGGCAAGGAGGACAGTGACTACGAACGAATCAACCGCCAGCAAGAAATCGTGAAAGCATTGGCAGAGAAAGGTACCTCGGCGGAGGCATTTGCCAAGGCCTTTACCCTGATGGAAATTTTAGGCGAGCATGTGAAAACCGATCTGACCGACAGGGAAATTGCTTCCTTGCTGCTTTCTTACAGCGATCCGACGCCCAATACCATCCTCTCCGATACGCTTACCGGGGCAGACGAGCGAATCTGGCATCATAACGTGCTCGGCTGGTATCACCTCGTTTCCAAGCAAGAACGGCAAAGAGCGAAACAGAGCCTCTTGTCGGAGTTGGCTCCCTGA
- a CDS encoding 50S ribosomal protein L11 methyltransferase, giving the protein MELTWLKYTLLVDRKIEDLFVGELLDSPYTLGWVEPQIEILTTENGYDYAENTEGPVIVYLFEKIEDSEEEHVARLHSYISHWADAVSVNQVERVAEEHDSWQEEFREVRIGEWWIAPSWTTTEEVLAAQNVLWIDPGAAFGTGYHGTTQDILKLLQERSPAGKRVMDIGAGSGILSLFCVKSGAAKPVWAVDINPQSDYQIRVNGANNHVDEQDVEILIGDAAEPSLQAELPEQVDLILVNIGGDEDVEMLPVVEERLVQGGQVILSGIVTWNRDHVVDAYQQAGFSLITERASEEWVTILMEKA; this is encoded by the coding sequence ATGGAACTGACTTGGTTGAAGTACACATTGCTGGTAGACAGAAAAATAGAAGACCTTTTCGTAGGAGAATTGCTGGACAGCCCCTATACGCTAGGCTGGGTAGAGCCGCAGATTGAAATCCTGACGACGGAAAACGGCTACGACTATGCGGAAAACACAGAGGGGCCGGTCATTGTATACCTGTTTGAAAAGATTGAGGATAGCGAGGAGGAACATGTGGCGAGACTTCATTCGTATATCAGTCATTGGGCGGATGCCGTCTCCGTGAACCAGGTAGAACGAGTGGCAGAAGAGCATGATTCCTGGCAGGAAGAGTTTCGCGAGGTCCGCATCGGGGAGTGGTGGATTGCCCCGTCCTGGACGACAACCGAGGAAGTGCTGGCTGCCCAGAACGTTCTATGGATTGATCCAGGCGCTGCATTTGGCACCGGCTATCACGGCACGACGCAAGATATCCTGAAGCTGCTGCAGGAGCGCTCCCCAGCGGGCAAACGCGTAATGGACATCGGTGCAGGTTCGGGTATTCTCTCGCTTTTCTGTGTAAAGAGCGGTGCGGCAAAGCCGGTCTGGGCCGTCGACATCAATCCGCAGAGTGATTACCAAATCCGGGTGAACGGAGCCAATAATCACGTGGATGAGCAGGATGTCGAGATTTTGATTGGCGATGCAGCCGAGCCGTCGCTTCAGGCCGAGCTTCCGGAACAGGTGGATTTGATCCTGGTGAATATCGGCGGAGACGAAGACGTGGAGATGCTGCCGGTTGTAGAAGAACGGCTCGTTCAGGGGGGACAAGTGATCCTCTCGGGAATCGTGACCTGGAATCGAGATCATGTGGTAGATGCCTATCAGCAAGCAGGCTTTTCGTTGATCACCGAAAGAGCAAGTGAGGAATGGGTCACGATTTTAATGGAAAAAGCATAG
- the murJ gene encoding murein biosynthesis integral membrane protein MurJ, producing the protein MSLLKTASMIVVLTLVGRLLGFFRTIYLSNIYGTNGVTDAFNTAAQIPLTLYLIVPGAINAVLIPTMRGMLEKNEQTGPLYQRMFTIVLVIFTIIAALGIVFARPIAMLLGAKDEVVAFGPGELGNVLDLTTEMLRLMWPSVVFIGLAGLWSSVSNANQHFFTPTLSTVANGAVVIVSMYLLVPVYGSTGLAIATTLGYLAAIVPMMFTMKQFDYQHRLAFHWREDQALREMGERVVPILIGAVVAQATSLLEKSFANGLGEGKVTALANANQLVQMPMAIFVGAFTLPLFPLLASFVKRGEMDRMKETLQKGLSYLLILLLPVTVGFIVYAEPIIRLVFERGAFDEHSVMLTAWALPFYGLALYGLAARDLITRAFYALENTRTPVIVGAFGVIVYAAANLLLIPVFDHGGIALGAAISAGSQALLLFILLWRNVGSLIQRSFLLTTAKTLLGCAVMAAALIVVDPWLSALPLWLYVLVGVGGAAIVYFAVLAVFKEQLVSELLVRVLKRRSTPADSSP; encoded by the coding sequence ATGAGCTTACTAAAAACAGCCTCGATGATCGTCGTGCTGACGCTCGTCGGAAGGCTTCTGGGCTTCTTTCGCACGATTTATTTGTCAAATATTTACGGAACCAACGGGGTGACAGACGCCTTTAATACGGCTGCTCAAATTCCCCTTACCCTATACCTGATCGTTCCGGGGGCGATCAATGCCGTGCTGATCCCCACGATGCGGGGGATGCTGGAAAAAAATGAACAGACAGGTCCGCTTTATCAGCGAATGTTTACCATTGTCCTGGTGATTTTTACAATCATCGCTGCACTTGGCATCGTCTTTGCCAGACCGATCGCAATGCTGCTGGGAGCAAAGGATGAAGTGGTCGCTTTTGGGCCGGGCGAGTTGGGGAATGTTCTGGATCTGACGACGGAAATGCTGCGCTTGATGTGGCCTTCCGTGGTCTTTATCGGGCTGGCTGGCTTGTGGTCCAGTGTCAGCAATGCCAATCAACACTTTTTCACACCGACACTCTCCACCGTCGCCAATGGAGCCGTTGTCATCGTCAGTATGTATCTGCTGGTGCCGGTCTATGGGTCAACGGGTCTCGCGATTGCGACCACCCTCGGATATCTGGCAGCGATTGTCCCGATGATGTTCACCATGAAACAGTTTGACTACCAGCATCGATTGGCCTTTCACTGGCGGGAGGATCAGGCTTTGCGGGAGATGGGAGAGCGGGTCGTGCCGATCCTGATCGGGGCTGTTGTAGCTCAGGCTACCTCGCTCTTGGAGAAAAGCTTCGCCAATGGCTTGGGCGAGGGAAAAGTAACAGCGCTGGCCAATGCCAATCAGCTTGTGCAAATGCCGATGGCGATCTTTGTGGGCGCCTTTACGCTGCCGCTGTTTCCGCTGCTTGCCAGTTTCGTGAAGCGGGGAGAGATGGATCGTATGAAGGAGACGCTGCAAAAAGGCCTCTCCTATCTGCTGATTTTACTATTGCCCGTCACAGTGGGCTTCATCGTGTACGCAGAGCCGATTATCAGGCTGGTATTTGAGCGGGGAGCTTTTGATGAGCATTCCGTCATGCTGACGGCCTGGGCGCTTCCTTTCTACGGCTTGGCGCTATACGGTCTGGCTGCCCGCGATTTGATCACGAGGGCCTTCTATGCACTGGAAAATACCCGGACCCCCGTAATCGTTGGCGCTTTCGGGGTCATCGTCTATGCCGCGGCTAATCTCCTGTTGATTCCGGTCTTTGATCATGGGGGAATTGCGCTGGGTGCGGCGATTTCCGCAGGCAGTCAGGCACTGCTGCTGTTTATCCTGCTGTGGCGAAATGTCGGCTCGCTGATCCAACGCAGCTTTTTGCTGACCACAGCGAAAACCCTGCTTGGCTGCGCGGTCATGGCAGCAGCGTTGATTGTCGTTGACCCATGGCTTTCCGCCCTTCCGCTTTGGCTCTACGTGCTTGTGGGAGTGGGCGGCGCTGCCATCGTCTACTTCGCGGTTTTGGCTGTTTTCAAAGAGCAGCTGGTATCAGAATTACTGGTGAGAGTCCTGAAAAGACGCTCTACTCCTGCGGACAGCTCCCCGTAA
- the csaB gene encoding polysaccharide pyruvyl transferase CsaB — MSRILISGYYGFNNAGDDVVLYGIISALRREQPNMSLAVLSNQPERTTSLFGIPAYNRWSLPVILRELMKSDMLVMGGGTLMQDVTSPRSVLYYLGIVSIAKMLGKPVVFYAQGFGPILKPISRRLIKQVVNRVDVITVRDYESGDDFQACGVTKAPIYVTADPAMTISPDDISSDRGRELLQALFADLSKPLVAISVRDWKQEQAFKEVIARASDLFLDKGWNVLFLPMHYPSDLAPSREIIGMMNRPGAKLLDEAVTFHDIMSVLKQCDYVVGMRLHSLILACMLQTPFTGISYDPKIDRFVERAGMPCAGHITQLQDAELLSLLEERISQLDREKAIIREHSEILSREAAKSSELVLQALRQKK, encoded by the coding sequence ATGTCGCGTATACTCATCTCCGGGTATTACGGTTTTAATAACGCCGGAGACGATGTAGTCCTGTACGGCATTATCAGCGCGCTCAGGCGGGAACAACCGAATATGTCACTGGCCGTGTTGTCCAACCAACCCGAACGGACAACCTCCCTGTTTGGTATTCCGGCGTATAATCGCTGGAGCCTCCCCGTTATCTTGCGTGAGCTGATGAAAAGCGACATGCTGGTCATGGGCGGTGGAACCTTGATGCAGGACGTCACCAGTCCGCGCAGCGTTCTCTACTACCTGGGCATCGTCTCCATTGCCAAAATGCTTGGCAAGCCTGTGGTTTTTTACGCACAGGGATTTGGCCCCATACTGAAACCGATCAGCCGCAGACTGATCAAACAGGTCGTCAATCGCGTCGATGTCATCACTGTCAGGGACTATGAGTCGGGTGATGATTTTCAGGCCTGCGGCGTAACCAAAGCTCCGATCTATGTTACCGCCGATCCGGCCATGACCATCTCCCCTGACGATATATCCAGTGATCGGGGACGCGAGCTGCTGCAGGCGTTGTTTGCGGATTTAAGCAAACCGCTCGTCGCCATTTCCGTCCGTGATTGGAAACAGGAGCAAGCCTTTAAAGAGGTGATCGCCCGCGCTTCCGACCTGTTTCTGGACAAGGGGTGGAACGTCCTGTTTTTGCCGATGCATTATCCCAGCGATCTCGCTCCTTCGCGAGAGATCATCGGCATGATGAACAGACCGGGTGCAAAGCTTTTGGATGAAGCGGTCACCTTTCACGATATCATGTCCGTGCTGAAGCAGTGTGACTACGTCGTCGGGATGCGTCTCCATTCGTTAATCTTGGCTTGTATGCTGCAGACACCGTTTACCGGCATCTCCTACGACCCGAAAATTGATCGCTTTGTCGAGCGGGCCGGCATGCCGTGTGCCGGACATATTACCCAATTGCAGGATGCCGAGCTGCTCTCTTTGCTGGAGGAACGCATCTCACAGCTTGACCGGGAAAAAGCGATCATCCGGGAACACTCTGAGATCCTCTCCCGTGAAGCTGCCAAAAGCAGCGAGCTGGTGCTACAGGCACTGCGTCAAAAGAAATAA